A region from the Microbacterium lacus genome encodes:
- the pseI gene encoding pseudaminic acid synthase, which produces MRIAGRTIGTESPPFVVAEISGNHGGRLSRALELIDAAADAGVDAVKFQTYTADTITIDADTAAFRISDGHGLWGGRTLYDLYTEAHTPWDWHAELFRHARRRGLIPFSSPFDATAVTLLEELEAPAYKIASLEIGDTGLLRAVAATGKPVMLSNGAATLQEVTAAIDTLTSAGASGIILLSCVSAYPADPREVNARSIPVLRDALGVTVGFSDHTPGLGSSLAAVAMGATVIEKHMTMSRAEGGVDAAFSLEPSEMKSLAVEARRVWESLGSATPAVSAGESESRRLARSLWVVRDVAAGEEVTSDTVRSIRPAGGLAPAEWDRVQGRRFRSDVRKGTPLRWDLL; this is translated from the coding sequence ATGAGAATCGCAGGCCGAACGATCGGGACCGAATCACCGCCGTTCGTGGTGGCCGAGATCTCCGGCAACCACGGAGGTCGACTCTCCCGGGCATTGGAGCTGATCGACGCCGCGGCGGACGCGGGAGTCGACGCGGTCAAATTCCAGACGTACACGGCGGACACGATCACGATCGACGCCGACACGGCAGCCTTCCGAATCTCCGACGGCCACGGCCTCTGGGGCGGACGAACCCTCTACGACCTCTACACGGAGGCGCACACGCCGTGGGACTGGCATGCGGAGCTGTTCCGGCACGCGCGCCGCAGGGGATTGATCCCCTTCTCGAGCCCATTCGACGCGACGGCCGTCACCCTGCTGGAGGAACTCGAAGCCCCGGCCTACAAGATCGCCTCGCTGGAGATCGGCGACACCGGTCTCCTCCGCGCTGTCGCCGCGACGGGGAAGCCGGTCATGCTGTCGAACGGCGCCGCGACACTGCAGGAAGTGACGGCAGCCATCGACACGCTCACGTCCGCGGGGGCAAGCGGGATCATCCTCCTGTCGTGCGTGTCCGCGTATCCGGCGGACCCGCGAGAGGTCAATGCGCGCAGCATTCCGGTGCTGCGCGATGCTCTCGGTGTGACCGTCGGATTCTCCGATCACACTCCGGGGCTGGGTTCCAGTCTGGCTGCGGTGGCGATGGGTGCGACGGTGATCGAGAAGCACATGACGATGTCGCGGGCCGAAGGCGGCGTCGATGCCGCGTTCTCGCTCGAGCCGAGCGAGATGAAGTCGTTGGCCGTCGAGGCTCGACGGGTGTGGGAATCCTTGGGCAGCGCGACGCCGGCGGTGTCGGCGGGCGAATCGGAGAGCCGTCGTCTTGCTCGGTCGCTGTGGGTCGTCCGCGACGTCGCCGCAGGCGAAGAGGTCACCTCGGACACCGTTCGTTCGATCCGACCGGCGGGAGGTCTCGCGCCCGCGGAGTGGGACCGCGTGCAGGGGCGGCGATTCCGTTCGGACGTCCGCAAGGGCACGCCGCTCAGGTGGGATCTTCTCTGA
- a CDS encoding response regulator transcription factor yields the protein MTRVALIDDHESVRLGLEAACARADKDVVFSGSSVTGYLEWRAFSAAPPADVVVLDLTLGDGTTVTENVRRLVVDGSSVIIHSVADRPAAVREALAAGAAGVVSKASPIGDVIAAVRTVASGEPLNNVEWASAVEGDRAFADAQLSARERDVLRLYAAGLPLKVVADRLGVAYSTAKENITRVRVKYVEVGRPAPTKVDLLRRAMEDGILSEPNDSEGVGGVGA from the coding sequence ATGACGCGCGTCGCCCTCATCGACGACCACGAATCCGTTCGGCTCGGACTCGAGGCGGCCTGTGCGCGCGCCGACAAGGACGTCGTGTTCTCCGGCAGCAGCGTCACCGGCTATCTCGAGTGGCGCGCCTTCAGCGCGGCGCCGCCGGCCGATGTCGTGGTCCTCGACTTGACGCTCGGCGACGGCACCACCGTGACCGAGAACGTCCGCCGTCTGGTCGTCGACGGATCCAGTGTCATCATCCACAGTGTCGCCGACCGCCCGGCCGCCGTCCGAGAGGCGCTCGCGGCAGGCGCTGCGGGTGTCGTGAGCAAGGCGTCGCCGATCGGCGACGTGATCGCCGCGGTCCGCACGGTCGCCAGCGGTGAGCCGTTGAACAACGTCGAGTGGGCGAGCGCGGTCGAGGGCGACCGGGCGTTCGCCGACGCCCAGCTCTCGGCCCGTGAGCGCGACGTGCTCCGTCTGTACGCCGCAGGTCTTCCGCTCAAGGTCGTGGCCGACCGCCTCGGGGTCGCGTACTCGACGGCGAAGGAGAACATCACCCGCGTGCGGGTCAAGTACGTCGAGGTGGGAAGGCCCGCGCCGACGAAGGTCGATCTCCTCCGCCGGGCGATGGAGGACGGGATCCTCTCCGAGCCGAACGACAGCGAGGGCGTCGGTGGTGTCGGAGCCTGA